A genomic stretch from Candidatus Neomarinimicrobiota bacterium includes:
- a CDS encoding type II toxin-antitoxin system HicB family antitoxin, translated as MHNEFTAVMEKDGDWYIAYCPEVPGANGQGRTREECLQSLKEAIALILEDRREPKPCLSS; from the coding sequence ATGCATAACGAATTTACGGCTGTAATGGAAAAAGACGGCGACTGGTATATCGCCTATTGCCCCGAGGTCCCCGGCGCCAATGGCCAGGGCCGCACCCGGGAGGAATGCCTTCAGAGCCTGAAGGAAGCCATCGCGCTGATTCTTGAGGACCGCCGTGAACCCAAGCCTTGCTTGTCATCCTGA